A single region of the Brienomyrus brachyistius isolate T26 chromosome 10, BBRACH_0.4, whole genome shotgun sequence genome encodes:
- the LOC125751204 gene encoding transmembrane protein 151A isoform X2, with amino-acid sequence MAEESPAMNGNGREERPLNQSLSGSLCRESQWKCLLLTLLMFGCFGTLGWCALCRVPIMASDDSNGSVQYGQLGPVHHDSPCSSGYVYIPLAFLAMLYVVYLVECWQCYSKIAALAQAEVSEVYERVQRLQQATPCIWWKAISYHYVRRTRQVTRYRNGDAYTTTQVYHERVNTHAASSEFDYSRHGVKDVSRQLLDLLEHPAVRLRFTKCFSFSSARAEAAYLTQRARFFGENEGLDDYMEAREGMHLKNVDFREHLLAFPDPARLPWFARHHVFWLASALLLSWPLRVVAEYRTAYVHYHVEKLFGDGDDAREGGEQGESGRGGGAAPSSSYRAISRVNTVDMTELEWHIRCNQQMAPSYSEAMLMDHTSSNNPPPPASTATSGAFHSGYLLQNCPRCRRSSSSTSLPSRIRGNVNVGTNVLVGGPVVGVRANGSGPGVAGGRLVLSRSGFSLGRLQNSRPTCLFHSHSVGGGGVGRVDEGGGFLGLGSRQDEESRGVLERVGDEEEEEVGEQEAEQEGECEEEVTEGERGRPPAYQDAFLFPVLIVHGEESCHSGEI; translated from the coding sequence CGCCCCCTGAATCAGTCCCTGAGCGGCTCCCTGTGCCGGGAGTCTCAGTGGAAGTGCTTGCTCCTGACGCTGCTCATGTTCGGCTGCTTCGGCACGCTGGGCTGGTGCGCCCTGTGCCGCGTGCCCATCATGGCGTCCGACGACTCCAACGGCAGCGTCCAGTACGGCCAGCTGGGCCCGGTGCACCACGACAGCCCCTGCTCCAGCGGCTACGTCTACATCCCGCTCGCCTTCCTCGCCATGCTCTACGTGGTCTACCTGGTGGAGTGCTGGCAGTGCTACTCCAAGATAGCGGCGCTGGCGCAGGCCGAGGTCAGCGAGGTGTACGAGCGCGTGCAgcgcctccagcaggccacgccCTGCATCTGGTGGAAGGCCATCAGCTACCACTACGTGCGACGCACGCGGCAGGTGACCCGCTACCGCAACGGCGACGCCTACACCACCACGCAGGTCTACCACGAGCGCGTCAACACGCACGCCGCCAGCTCCGAGTTCGACTACAGCCGGCACGGGGTGAAGGACGTGTCCCGCCAGCTGCTGGATCTCCTGGAGCATCCGGCCGTGCGGCTGCGCTTCACCAAatgcttcagcttctccagcgcCCGTGCCGAGGCCGCCTACCTGACCCAGCGTGCCCGCTTCTTCGGCGAGAACGAGGGTCTGGACGACTACATGGAGGCCCGCGAGGGCATGCACTTAAAGAACGTGGACTTCCGGGAGCACCTGCTGGCCTTTCCGGATCCGGCCCGCCTGCCCTGGTTCGCCCGGCACCACGTGTTCTGGCTGGCATCCGCCCTGCTGCTCTCCTGGCCTCTCCGCGTAGTGGCCGAGTACCGGACAGCCTACGTCCATTACCACGTGGAGAAGCTGTTCGGCGACGGTGACGACGCCCGTGAAGGTGGGGAGCAGGGGGAGAGTGGCCGGGGCGGGGGAGCGGCACCTAGCTCCAGTTACCGTGCCATCTCACGGGTCAACACTGTGGACATGACCGAGCTGGAGTGGCACATCCGCTGCAACCAGCAGATGGCGCCAAGCTATTCTGAGGCCATGCTCATGGATCACACCTCCAGTAACAACCCCCCTCCTCCGGCCAGCACAGCCACCTCCGGAGCCTTTCACTCAGGCTACCTTCTCCAGAACTGTCCCCGCTGCCGGCGGTCCTCCAGCAGCACCTCACTCCCATCTCGGATCAGGGGCAACGTCAACGTGGGTACAAACGTGCTCGTGGGCGGGCCGGTTGTGGGAGTGAGGGCTAATGGAAGCGGCCCTGGGGTCGCAGGGGGCCGGCTGGTGCTGAGCCGGAGCGGGTTCTCACTGGGGCGGCTGCAGAATTCCCGACCCACCTGCCTCTTCCATTCCCACAGCGTGGGAGGGGGCGGCGTGGGCAGGGTAGACGAGGGCGGTGGATTTTTGGGTCTCGGGTCCCGGCAAGATGAGGAGAGCAGGGGGGTTCTAGAGAGAGTAGGGgatgaggaagaagaggaggtgGGAGAGCAGGAGGCGGAACAGGAAGGAGAATGTGAAGAAGAGGTAACGGAAGGGGAAAGAGGCCGGCCACCGGCCTATCAGGACGCGTTTTTATTCCCAGTGCTCATTGTCCATGGAGAAGAGAGCTGCCACAGTGGGGAGATATGA
- the LOC125751204 gene encoding transmembrane protein 151A isoform X1 yields MAEESPAMNGNGREEQRPLNQSLSGSLCRESQWKCLLLTLLMFGCFGTLGWCALCRVPIMASDDSNGSVQYGQLGPVHHDSPCSSGYVYIPLAFLAMLYVVYLVECWQCYSKIAALAQAEVSEVYERVQRLQQATPCIWWKAISYHYVRRTRQVTRYRNGDAYTTTQVYHERVNTHAASSEFDYSRHGVKDVSRQLLDLLEHPAVRLRFTKCFSFSSARAEAAYLTQRARFFGENEGLDDYMEAREGMHLKNVDFREHLLAFPDPARLPWFARHHVFWLASALLLSWPLRVVAEYRTAYVHYHVEKLFGDGDDAREGGEQGESGRGGGAAPSSSYRAISRVNTVDMTELEWHIRCNQQMAPSYSEAMLMDHTSSNNPPPPASTATSGAFHSGYLLQNCPRCRRSSSSTSLPSRIRGNVNVGTNVLVGGPVVGVRANGSGPGVAGGRLVLSRSGFSLGRLQNSRPTCLFHSHSVGGGGVGRVDEGGGFLGLGSRQDEESRGVLERVGDEEEEEVGEQEAEQEGECEEEVTEGERGRPPAYQDAFLFPVLIVHGEESCHSGEI; encoded by the coding sequence cAGCGCCCCCTGAATCAGTCCCTGAGCGGCTCCCTGTGCCGGGAGTCTCAGTGGAAGTGCTTGCTCCTGACGCTGCTCATGTTCGGCTGCTTCGGCACGCTGGGCTGGTGCGCCCTGTGCCGCGTGCCCATCATGGCGTCCGACGACTCCAACGGCAGCGTCCAGTACGGCCAGCTGGGCCCGGTGCACCACGACAGCCCCTGCTCCAGCGGCTACGTCTACATCCCGCTCGCCTTCCTCGCCATGCTCTACGTGGTCTACCTGGTGGAGTGCTGGCAGTGCTACTCCAAGATAGCGGCGCTGGCGCAGGCCGAGGTCAGCGAGGTGTACGAGCGCGTGCAgcgcctccagcaggccacgccCTGCATCTGGTGGAAGGCCATCAGCTACCACTACGTGCGACGCACGCGGCAGGTGACCCGCTACCGCAACGGCGACGCCTACACCACCACGCAGGTCTACCACGAGCGCGTCAACACGCACGCCGCCAGCTCCGAGTTCGACTACAGCCGGCACGGGGTGAAGGACGTGTCCCGCCAGCTGCTGGATCTCCTGGAGCATCCGGCCGTGCGGCTGCGCTTCACCAAatgcttcagcttctccagcgcCCGTGCCGAGGCCGCCTACCTGACCCAGCGTGCCCGCTTCTTCGGCGAGAACGAGGGTCTGGACGACTACATGGAGGCCCGCGAGGGCATGCACTTAAAGAACGTGGACTTCCGGGAGCACCTGCTGGCCTTTCCGGATCCGGCCCGCCTGCCCTGGTTCGCCCGGCACCACGTGTTCTGGCTGGCATCCGCCCTGCTGCTCTCCTGGCCTCTCCGCGTAGTGGCCGAGTACCGGACAGCCTACGTCCATTACCACGTGGAGAAGCTGTTCGGCGACGGTGACGACGCCCGTGAAGGTGGGGAGCAGGGGGAGAGTGGCCGGGGCGGGGGAGCGGCACCTAGCTCCAGTTACCGTGCCATCTCACGGGTCAACACTGTGGACATGACCGAGCTGGAGTGGCACATCCGCTGCAACCAGCAGATGGCGCCAAGCTATTCTGAGGCCATGCTCATGGATCACACCTCCAGTAACAACCCCCCTCCTCCGGCCAGCACAGCCACCTCCGGAGCCTTTCACTCAGGCTACCTTCTCCAGAACTGTCCCCGCTGCCGGCGGTCCTCCAGCAGCACCTCACTCCCATCTCGGATCAGGGGCAACGTCAACGTGGGTACAAACGTGCTCGTGGGCGGGCCGGTTGTGGGAGTGAGGGCTAATGGAAGCGGCCCTGGGGTCGCAGGGGGCCGGCTGGTGCTGAGCCGGAGCGGGTTCTCACTGGGGCGGCTGCAGAATTCCCGACCCACCTGCCTCTTCCATTCCCACAGCGTGGGAGGGGGCGGCGTGGGCAGGGTAGACGAGGGCGGTGGATTTTTGGGTCTCGGGTCCCGGCAAGATGAGGAGAGCAGGGGGGTTCTAGAGAGAGTAGGGgatgaggaagaagaggaggtgGGAGAGCAGGAGGCGGAACAGGAAGGAGAATGTGAAGAAGAGGTAACGGAAGGGGAAAGAGGCCGGCCACCGGCCTATCAGGACGCGTTTTTATTCCCAGTGCTCATTGTCCATGGAGAAGAGAGCTGCCACAGTGGGGAGATATGA
- the tmem179ba gene encoding transmembrane protein 179B, translating into MALPRLVTVELLLHASCFICGIVTAASLTIVQGEFAGRCMLYGTVSYNATAQSLGVDGSSPTSLCFFVSVISVFVGVYCFSLTLYWIYTKCIGEEVSRTRLWMNVNLGVCGIFLFFLLVSGCILKVGRDRLCDSILRNSAIKSCEDAQTKTWISPYNGERFYSGLHSAEVAVWVNFFFWMLIFMVVMFQKYQGSEFTVEEGEHVSSSESNPILGRTSRPQ; encoded by the exons ATGGCGCTGCCGAGGCTGGTCACTGTGGAGCTGCTGCTGCATGCCAGCTGCTTCATCTGCGGAATCGTCACTGCAGCCTCGCTTACCATCGTACAG GGGGAGTTTGCCGGCCGCTGCATGCTCTATGGCACAGTCAGCTACAACGCCACGGCCCAGTCCCTCGGGGTGGACGGCTCCAGCCCCACCTCCCTCTGCTTCTTCGTCTCCGTCATTTCTGTGTTCGTGGGGGTCTACTGCTTCTCACTTACCTTGTACTGGATCTACACCAAATGCATTGGCGAGGAAGTCAGCAG GACGCGTCTTTGGATGAATGTGAATCTCGGGGTGTGTGGGATTTTTCTCTTCTTCCTCCTAGTGTCTGGGTGCATCCTGAAGGTTGGGAGAGACCGTCTCTGTGACTCCATACTGCGCAATAGCGCCATAAAAAG TTGCGAAGATGCTCAGACTAAGACATGGATCAGCCCGTACAACGGCGAGCGGTTCTACTCCGGCCTGCACAGTGCCGAG GTGGCAGTGTGGGTGAACTTCTTCTTCTGGATGCTTATCTTTATGGTGGTGATGTTCCAGAAGTATCAGGGCTCAGAGTTCACCGTAGAAGAAGGAGAGCACGTTTCCTCATCAGAGTCAAACCCTATTCTTGGCCGAACAAGTAGGCCCCAGTGA